CCAAAACCACCTTCACTTCTTCAAAAATCTTAACCAACACCCACAACAAATCTTCCTTCAATGGCATCCGCATTTCTTATAATCCCACCGTTTCTTTAACAACTTCAAGAAAACAACCAGGTGCAGGTGCAGGAGGAGTACTTATGATGGCCAAAAGAGAAGAAGAATTGAAAGAAATAAGGACTAAAACTACTGAAGAAATCAATGATGAAATTGTTGATTTGAAAGGTGAATTGTTCATGCTTCGTCTTCAAAGGTCTGCCAGAAATGAGTTCAAGTCCAGTGAGTTTCGCAGAATGCGTAAACGGGTCGGTATCCTTACCTTTTTTTCTGTTCTTCt
The Erigeron canadensis isolate Cc75 chromosome 2, C_canadensis_v1, whole genome shotgun sequence DNA segment above includes these coding regions:
- the LOC122589952 gene encoding 50S ribosomal protein L29, chloroplastic encodes the protein MLTLSSTSAIVTTTPKTTFTSSKILTNTHNKSSFNGIRISYNPTVSLTTSRKQPGAGAGGVLMMAKREEELKEIRTKTTEEINDEIVDLKGELFMLRLQRSARNEFKSSEFRRMRKRVARMLTVKREREIDDGIGKRLSRKLDKKWRKSIVPRPPPSLKKLQEEEAAEEAKESASA